In Paroedura picta isolate Pp20150507F chromosome 1, Ppicta_v3.0, whole genome shotgun sequence, the following are encoded in one genomic region:
- the CDC42EP3 gene encoding cdc42 effector protein 3 — translation MPAKTPIYLKAGNNKKGKKFKLRDILSPDMISPPLGDFRHTIHIGKEGQHDVFGDISFLQGNYELLPGNEGETTGSQCGGHSEFLRANSTSDSVFTETPSPVLKNAISLPAIGGSQALMLPLLSPVTFYSKQDSLGPLRNPRHSCEPVMEEKLQEKSKQLENGKIYKDDITWQQNVPTSHYANGRDSHSSSLSEQYAEWQTEDLFDNGHLSCDFTKTRVKSEESLSDLAEPLLSLQLDLGPSLLDEVLNVMDKNKS, via the coding sequence ATGCCTGCCAAGACCCCCATCTACTTGAAAGCTGGCAacaataaaaaaggaaagaaattcaaGTTGAGAGACATTTTATCTCCTGACATGATTAGCCCACCTCTAGGTGATTTTCGCCACACAATTCATATCGGGAAAGAAGGACAGCACGATGTTTTTGGAGACATCTCGTTTCTGCAGGGAAATTATGAGCTCTTACCTGGGAATGAGGGAGAAACAACAGGCAGTCAATGTGGCGGGCACAGTGAGTTCCTGAGGGCAAACAGCACCTCTGACTCTGTGTTTACCGAAACGCCTTCCCCAGTGCTCAAAAATGCCATATCACTTCCTGCCATTGGTGGTTCTCAAGCCCTCATGCTGCCCCTGTTGTCACCGGTGACATTTTATTCAAAGCAGGACTCGTTGGGGCCGTTGAGGAATCCCAGGCATAGTTGTGAGCCTGTAATGGAAGAAAAGTTGCAGGAGAAGAGCAAACAGCTAGAGAATGGGAAAATATACAAAGATGACATCACATGGCAGCAGAACGTCCCAACATCACATTATGCTAATGGAAGAGACAGTCATTCCTCCAGCCTCTCAGAACAATACGCTGAATGGCAAACAGAGGACTTATTTGACAACGGCCATCTCTCATGTGATTTCACCAAGACTCGAGTTAAATCCGAAGAATCCCTCTCAGACCTCGCTGAGCCTCTCCTGTCTCTGCAGCTTGACCTGGGGCCCTCACTTTTGGATGAAGTGCTCAATGTAATGGACAAAAACAAATCATAG